In Azotosporobacter soli, a single genomic region encodes these proteins:
- a CDS encoding IS1182 family transposase has product MYEKKDRSQQSQIEFFCLEDLVPKDHILRDIERAIDFRFIYDEVDGLYSDSERGKPGIDPVSLFKIVLIQYLFGIRSMRQTMKEIEVNMAYRWFIGYGLTEKVPHFSTFGKNYTRRFQGSDVFERIFMRILYEAVNCGFIDASSVFIDGTHIKARANKKKSAKVFVPIPAKQYQDELNAEIQADRENHGKKRLKDKDDDENPPQGKTITQSTTDPESGLFHKGEHEKCFAYVTNTACDRHNFILGYEVAAGNVNDSRLFDELYERVVSYFPETETVAVDAGYKTPWIMKQIIDSGRIPVVPYKRPMTKEGFFKKYEYVYDEYYECMICPGNQALGYSTTNREGYQEYKSDAKQCKVCPHLEQCTQSKAHQKQVQRHVWESYLELADEYRHMPIYRDIYKLRSQTIERVFADAKEKHAMRYTQLRGLQKVKMQVTLTFACMNLKKLATWKKRRGILPPVFQRFFEKLRFCSENWITEIEKCTLRFA; this is encoded by the coding sequence ATGTACGAGAAAAAAGATCGAAGTCAACAAAGCCAAATTGAATTCTTCTGCTTAGAAGATTTAGTACCGAAAGATCATATATTACGAGACATTGAACGAGCCATCGATTTTCGCTTCATCTACGACGAAGTCGACGGTTTATATAGCGACTCCGAACGAGGCAAACCAGGAATTGATCCGGTGAGTCTGTTTAAGATCGTACTGATTCAATACCTGTTCGGCATTCGTAGCATGCGTCAAACCATGAAAGAAATTGAAGTAAATATGGCTTACCGCTGGTTTATCGGATACGGCCTTACCGAAAAAGTCCCGCACTTTTCAACCTTCGGCAAGAATTATACCCGGCGTTTTCAAGGAAGCGATGTGTTTGAGCGGATCTTTATGCGCATCCTGTACGAAGCAGTAAACTGCGGTTTCATTGATGCAAGTTCCGTATTCATTGACGGAACCCATATCAAAGCACGAGCCAACAAAAAGAAAAGCGCAAAAGTGTTTGTGCCGATTCCGGCCAAGCAATATCAAGATGAACTGAATGCGGAAATTCAAGCCGATCGCGAAAACCATGGCAAGAAACGGTTAAAAGATAAAGACGACGATGAAAATCCGCCGCAAGGTAAAACCATCACGCAAAGTACGACGGATCCGGAAAGCGGCTTGTTTCATAAAGGCGAGCATGAAAAATGCTTTGCCTACGTAACCAACACGGCTTGTGACCGGCATAACTTCATATTAGGATACGAAGTCGCAGCGGGCAATGTTAATGACAGTCGATTGTTTGATGAACTGTATGAACGAGTCGTCAGTTATTTCCCTGAAACCGAAACCGTTGCCGTCGATGCGGGCTACAAAACGCCCTGGATTATGAAACAAATTATCGACAGTGGCCGAATTCCTGTCGTTCCCTACAAGCGTCCTATGACAAAAGAAGGGTTCTTCAAGAAATATGAATACGTATATGATGAATATTATGAATGCATGATTTGCCCTGGCAACCAGGCGCTTGGCTACAGTACGACGAATCGTGAAGGATATCAAGAATATAAAAGCGATGCAAAACAATGCAAAGTGTGTCCGCATTTAGAGCAATGCACGCAGAGCAAAGCGCATCAAAAGCAAGTCCAAAGGCATGTATGGGAATCCTATCTGGAACTTGCTGATGAGTATCGGCACATGCCGATATATCGCGATATTTACAAATTGCGCTCGCAAACAATTGAGCGTGTCTTTGCAGATGCAAAAGAAAAGCATGCAATGCGCTATACGCAACTGCGTGGCCTGCAGAAAGTGAAAATGCAGGTGACGCTTACTTTTGCATGCATGAATCTGAAAAAACTGGCGACCTGGAAGAAACGCAGGGGTATATTACCGCCTGTTTTTCAACGTTTTTTCGAAAAACTGCGTTTTTGCAGTGAAAATTGGATAACTGAAATTGAAAAATGCACCTTACGCTTTGCGTAA
- a CDS encoding STAS domain-containing protein, translating to MNEHIMLPPDFSGRNATQARNAFLQLVAPGVKKIIADGSRVDAVDAVGLGVLVMTQRRLQKQGGELVLQGMSQPMAVILDKVRLRSSFGVPL from the coding sequence ATGAATGAGCATATTATGTTGCCGCCTGATTTTAGCGGCAGAAACGCGACGCAGGCGCGCAATGCGTTTTTGCAATTGGTCGCGCCGGGCGTGAAAAAAATTATCGCCGACGGCAGCCGAGTCGATGCGGTCGACGCCGTCGGACTCGGCGTGCTGGTCATGACGCAGCGGCGCTTGCAAAAGCAGGGCGGGGAATTGGTACTACAGGGAATGTCGCAGCCGATGGCTGTGATTTTGGATAAGGTGCGCCTTCGTAGCTCGTTTGGCGTTCCCTTATAA
- a CDS encoding methyl-accepting chemotaxis protein: MKEKMVRGFVELVQDWHDRVLTLKQRLGSGGTVRKVGLREKLILMLGVWAFLAVAGSLAGLVAMQTANDRLVDMYNQRLVALRQLKVVSDLYTVNIVDSSHKLRNGNLSWPVARQRVTEAQNQLQTAWQAYRAQPRTGEEEQAAIRAELQMNIASMEIQNLQTILLKEDKEQLGRFMIEVLYSSIEPVAVQMSELIDLELVLAKAEYEAAQASHAHWAKLFLALLTAGILVGSVLAVKLLRSLLKQISSTATAVERVAKGDLSGSLAIVATQDELGRLLNGVNVMTENLRGLVQHLAESACQVQDSAKLVEGTVGELSTVSANIAETGQALRGDAALGRETLVEVARSLLELSALVSVAKERAQDAGKRAKETREVAMEGQNRVSLAVNRMEQLHRHTDGARTLVDNLQECSKRISDINRTMTAISSQTKLLSLNAAIEAARSGEAGRGFNVVALEIGKLAELSSGSAAQVAALIRQMTDSSKAVADMMREYGGEVVQGTTIVTQAGDALSNILQAVANTVEDIEDIVSVTTEEVAQSDAIVELIDSLANVIDNSVNRADDLAELLQTNRSSVAVLAAGTEENRELAEQLGQAVAGFHLPDAPETVRNTIEATLREKNNQAVA, from the coding sequence ATGAAGGAAAAAATGGTCCGCGGTTTCGTTGAATTGGTGCAAGACTGGCACGACCGAGTGCTCACGCTAAAACAGCGTTTGGGGAGCGGAGGTACTGTGCGAAAAGTGGGACTGCGCGAAAAATTGATTCTGATGCTGGGCGTGTGGGCCTTTTTGGCGGTGGCGGGCAGTTTGGCTGGATTGGTTGCGATGCAGACAGCCAATGATCGCTTGGTGGATATGTACAACCAACGTCTTGTTGCGCTGCGACAACTGAAAGTGGTATCGGATTTGTATACGGTGAATATTGTAGATAGCAGTCATAAGCTGCGCAACGGCAATTTAAGCTGGCCGGTTGCCAGGCAGCGGGTAACGGAAGCGCAAAATCAATTGCAGACGGCCTGGCAAGCGTACCGTGCACAACCGCGTACAGGCGAAGAAGAACAAGCGGCGATTCGAGCCGAACTGCAGATGAATATCGCCAGTATGGAAATCCAAAATCTGCAAACGATTTTGCTGAAGGAAGACAAGGAACAACTGGGCCGATTTATGATTGAAGTACTGTATTCGAGCATTGAGCCGGTTGCCGTACAAATGTCGGAACTGATCGATTTGGAATTAGTATTGGCCAAGGCGGAATATGAAGCGGCGCAGGCCAGCCATGCCCATTGGGCGAAACTGTTTTTGGCGCTTTTGACTGCGGGCATTCTAGTAGGTTCTGTTTTGGCGGTCAAGCTGTTGCGCAGTTTGCTGAAACAGATTAGTAGCACGGCCACAGCGGTAGAACGGGTTGCAAAAGGTGATCTGAGCGGTTCGCTGGCGATCGTTGCTACGCAGGATGAATTGGGACGACTGCTTAACGGTGTGAATGTGATGACGGAAAATTTGCGCGGCCTGGTGCAACATTTGGCTGAGTCGGCCTGTCAAGTGCAGGATTCGGCCAAGCTGGTTGAGGGAACGGTGGGGGAACTCTCTACGGTATCGGCAAACATCGCGGAAACGGGGCAGGCGTTACGCGGCGATGCGGCGTTGGGACGGGAGACGTTGGTCGAAGTGGCGCGTTCGCTCTTGGAATTGTCGGCACTGGTCAGCGTGGCCAAGGAACGGGCGCAAGATGCGGGCAAGCGCGCGAAGGAAACAAGGGAAGTGGCGATGGAGGGACAAAACCGCGTTTCGCTGGCGGTAAACCGGATGGAACAGCTGCATCGCCATACCGACGGCGCTCGTACACTCGTCGATAATTTACAAGAGTGCTCGAAACGGATCAGTGATATTAATCGAACGATGACGGCGATTTCATCGCAGACAAAATTACTCAGTTTGAATGCGGCGATTGAAGCGGCCAGATCTGGTGAAGCGGGACGTGGTTTTAACGTGGTCGCGCTTGAAATTGGCAAGCTGGCGGAACTGTCGAGCGGCAGCGCGGCTCAGGTTGCGGCCTTGATCAGGCAAATGACGGACAGCAGCAAGGCGGTTGCCGATATGATGCGTGAATACGGCGGCGAGGTGGTACAAGGAACGACGATTGTTACGCAGGCTGGCGATGCGTTGTCGAATATTTTACAGGCGGTGGCGAATACGGTCGAAGATATTGAAGACATCGTCAGTGTGACGACGGAAGAGGTGGCGCAATCGGATGCAATCGTTGAATTGATTGATTCGCTGGCCAATGTGATCGACAACAGCGTAAACCGCGCGGATGATTTGGCGGAGTTATTGCAGACGAACCGGAGCAGCGTTGCGGTCTTGGCAGCTGGCACGGAAGAAAATCGCGAATTGGCGGAACAGCTTGGCCAGGCCGTGGCAGGGTTTCATCTGCCAGACGCACCGGAGACGGTTCGTAATACGATAGAGGCGACGCTACGTGAGAAAAATAATCAAGCTGTGGCTTGA